A single genomic interval of Streptomyces sp. BA2 harbors:
- the rlmN gene encoding 23S rRNA (adenine(2503)-C(2))-methyltransferase RlmN: MPVPGELTFVAPRGAKKPPRHLADLTPAERKEAVAAAGEKPFRAKQLSQHYFARYAHDPEQWTDIPAGSRGKLQEALLPELMSVVRHISCDDDTTRKTLWRLFDGTLVESVLMRYPDRVTMCISSQAGCGMNCPFCATGQAGLDRNLSTAEIVHQIVDGMRALRDGEIPGGPARLSNIVFMGMGEPLANYNRVTGAIRRLTDPEPDGVGLSQRGITVSTVGLVPAIHRFADEGFKCRLAISLHAPDDELRDTLVPVNTRWNVREVLDAGWEYAAKSGRRLSIEYALIRDINDHAWRGDRLGRLLKNKPVHVNLIPLNPTPGSKWTASRPEDEKAFVDAIAAHGVPVTVRDTRGQEIDGACGQLAASER; the protein is encoded by the coding sequence ATGCCTGTACCCGGAGAACTCACCTTCGTCGCGCCCCGCGGAGCCAAGAAGCCGCCGCGGCATCTCGCCGACCTCACGCCCGCCGAGCGCAAGGAAGCCGTCGCCGCCGCTGGCGAGAAACCGTTTCGCGCCAAGCAGCTCTCGCAGCACTACTTCGCGCGGTACGCGCACGACCCGGAGCAGTGGACCGACATTCCTGCCGGGTCCCGCGGGAAGCTTCAGGAGGCGCTGCTTCCCGAGCTGATGTCCGTGGTGCGGCACATCAGCTGTGACGACGACACCACGCGCAAGACGCTGTGGCGGCTCTTCGACGGGACGCTCGTCGAGTCCGTGCTCATGCGCTATCCGGACCGCGTGACGATGTGCATCTCCTCGCAGGCCGGGTGCGGGATGAACTGCCCGTTCTGTGCCACCGGGCAGGCCGGTCTCGACCGGAATCTGTCGACCGCCGAGATCGTGCACCAGATCGTGGACGGGATGCGGGCCCTGCGGGACGGGGAGATCCCGGGTGGGCCTGCCCGGCTCTCCAACATTGTTTTTATGGGGATGGGTGAACCGCTCGCCAACTACAACCGGGTGACCGGGGCGATCCGCAGGCTGACCGATCCCGAGCCGGACGGTGTGGGGCTCTCGCAGCGTGGCATCACCGTGTCGACCGTGGGCCTGGTGCCCGCTATCCACCGGTTCGCCGACGAGGGCTTCAAGTGCCGCCTCGCCATCTCGCTGCACGCGCCCGACGACGAGCTCCGCGACACCCTCGTACCCGTCAATACGCGGTGGAACGTGCGGGAGGTGCTGGATGCCGGCTGGGAGTACGCGGCCAAGTCCGGGCGCCGGCTTTCCATCGAGTACGCGCTGATCCGGGACATCAACGACCACGCGTGGCGCGGTGACCGGCTCGGGCGGCTGCTCAAGAACAAGCCCGTGCACGTGAACCTGATCCCACTGAACCCGACGCCGGGCTCGAAGTGGACGGCATCGCGGCCGGAGGACGAGAAGGCCTTCGTGGATGCCATCGCCGCTCATGGGGTGCCTGTCACGGTTCGTGACACCCGCGGCCAGGAGATCGACGGGGCGTGCGGTCAGCTCGCCGCGTCCGAGCGTTAG
- a CDS encoding thiamine ABC transporter substrate-binding protein, giving the protein MSTTKKITVTAVAVALGLVALSACGGSSDSGDKGDDAKSVTLVSHDSFNVSKDVLKAFEKSSGYKVNVLKDGDAGAAVNKAILSKDNPQGDVFFGVDNTLLSRALDNGLFQSYEAKGSDQIASQFRVDQGKHRVTPVDSGDICVNYDKKYFADKKLAPPKSFADLTKPAYKDLLVTENASTSSPGLGFLLGTAAQYGDDGWQGYWKKLKDNGVKVVDGWEQAYNEEFSGSAGGKKAKGDRPLVVSYASSPPVEVLYAKPQPEEAPTGVATGTCFRQVEYAGLLSNAKNEKGGKALLDFLISDKFQNDMPLNMFVNPVREKAELPELFVEHGVKVDNPETMDPKKIADNREQWVKSWTSLVLK; this is encoded by the coding sequence GTGAGCACCACCAAGAAGATCACCGTCACCGCGGTCGCGGTCGCCCTCGGGCTCGTCGCGCTCTCCGCGTGCGGCGGCTCGTCGGACAGCGGTGACAAGGGCGACGACGCCAAGAGCGTCACGCTTGTCAGCCATGACTCCTTCAACGTCTCCAAGGACGTACTGAAGGCGTTCGAGAAGAGCTCCGGTTATAAGGTCAATGTCCTCAAGGACGGGGACGCCGGCGCCGCCGTGAACAAGGCGATCCTGTCGAAGGACAACCCGCAGGGCGACGTCTTCTTCGGCGTCGACAACACGCTTCTTTCGCGTGCGCTCGACAACGGGCTCTTCCAGTCGTACGAGGCCAAGGGCTCGGACCAGATCGCGTCGCAGTTCCGCGTTGATCAAGGGAAGCACCGCGTTACGCCTGTCGACAGCGGCGACATCTGCGTCAACTACGACAAGAAGTACTTCGCCGACAAGAAGCTGGCGCCGCCGAAGTCCTTCGCGGATCTGACCAAGCCCGCGTACAAGGACCTGCTGGTCACCGAGAACGCTTCGACCTCGTCTCCCGGCCTCGGGTTCCTGCTCGGCACCGCCGCCCAGTACGGAGACGACGGCTGGCAGGGCTACTGGAAGAAGCTCAAGGACAACGGCGTCAAGGTCGTCGACGGCTGGGAGCAGGCCTACAACGAGGAGTTCTCCGGCTCCGCGGGCGGCAAGAAGGCCAAGGGCGACCGGCCGCTCGTCGTCTCCTACGCCTCCTCGCCGCCCGTCGAGGTGCTCTACGCAAAGCCGCAGCCCGAGGAGGCGCCGACCGGCGTCGCGACCGGCACCTGCTTCCGGCAGGTCGAGTACGCGGGGCTGCTCAGCAACGCCAAGAACGAGAAGGGCGGCAAGGCGCTCCTCGACTTCCTGATCAGTGACAAGTTCCAGAACGACATGCCGCTGAACATGTTCGTGAACCCTGTGCGGGAGAAGGCCGAGCTGCCCGAGCTGTTCGTCGAGCACGGTGTGAAGGTCGACAATCCGGAGACCATGGATCCGAAGAAGATCGCCGACAACCGCGAGCAGTGGGTCAAGTCGTGGACCTCGCTCGTACTGAAGTAA